The Flavobacterium psychrophilum genome includes a region encoding these proteins:
- a CDS encoding SprA protein encodes MKTEYSKDFCINFKFALSVVFLFFGVALQAQVTEEEEESRDTIKGYNTGKVEIANPKSIVEAYTYDPVTNRYIYTNKFEGFNITYPIILTPEQYQELVLRDSMRSYFQEKSNAMDGKGTEEQQKNLLPRYYVNSSFFETIFGSNTIDIKPTGSVELDLGMRYTKQDNPSISPRNRRTFTFDFDQRISMSLQGKVGTRLAVSANYDTESTFAFQNLVKLEYTPTEDDIIQKIEVGNVSFPLSNSLVRGAQSLFGVKVALQFGKTTVTGIFSEQKSQTKTVTAQGGGTLQDFSLFALDYDADRHFFLSQFFRNEYDYSLRRYPQVDSRVTITRMEVWVTNRQNRINAAENNSRNIIAIQDLGEGRLQKRGTTTDITNQAVKFGNIPNFFETPGAAPNQPPQNKNNKFDPAQIGTTGWLNQSVRQIVTVGASSFANVSAREGRDYSKLENARKLTSSEYTYHEKLGYLSLNQRLNNDEVLAVAYQYTIGNDVYQVGEFGTDGVDATVVDQTNPSGNIPITQTLVLKLLKSNLVNVDEPTWDLMMKNIYQVPGGFQLSQEDFRFNILYTDPSPLNYISAVPNTTLPVDDPATEDDEGVADTPLLRVFNVDRLNYTNDPQRGGDGFFDWVPGTTIDPQNGRIIFPVVEPFGEHLFDKMLAEGEVPADYNGPESSFNPNQRQYVYRRMYNSTPADALQDSQKNKFQLRGRFKSTGGDGISLGAFNVPQGSVVVTAGGRILVEGVDYTVNYQLGKVQILDPSLQASNTPIEVSVENNSVFGQQTRRFAGFNVEHKFSDKFLVGATMINMSERPFTNKTNYGQESVNNTIYGFNTNFATEVPFFTRLVNKLPNMDTDVPSNFSFRGEVAYLKPGASKADQFDGEATTYVDDFEGSQSTIDMRSAQGWSLSSVPSDLFPQGVPDGLPSGFNRAKLAWYSIDPVFYAQSQRPDGISTDDLNSNRTRRVYYDELYPETDVAPGQTRVVNTLDLTYYPQERGPYNYNSVLPAQNFTFNEGQATQNWAGIMRAISSTNFEQTNVEYMQFWVMDPYYGPDSDVASPNNTGVLEINLGELSEDILKDNRKQFENGLPEANGNQPVFSTEWGDVPVSQSLIYAFDTNTANRAVQDVGFDGLTDDEERAKFQSIGFGGLDDPAGDNYQFYLAASGNVLDRYKNYNGTQGNSPVDVGNTNRGSTTLPDTEDINRDNTMNTIDAYFKYTIPISQGMPLGQGYLVDERVTEGKGADGELVPVRWLLYKVPIQGGGEENIGGINNRSIRFMRLVMKGFREDITLRFGALDLVRGEWRRYTGVFDPNDTDPTDPNTGFDVVSVNVQENGSRKPIPYVTPPGVRREQLYNNNAVINQNEQSLSLRVYELPAGSGGGLEPNDARAVFKNVNVDMRQFKKLRMFLHAEPLVGSSWALGDDQMKAFLRFGNDFTDNFYQVELSLKVTQILGKATYTPEEIWRVENELLVTLEALTKLKIQKLSGVLPPPDENGINFVSAQSLDSSLSPDMTIGIKGNPNFGSIRTLMLGVKNGIDQPITGEVWFNELRLSDMDSQGGMAAVASMDTNFADFATISATGRMSTIGFGSVEQSPNERSREDVKQYDIVTNVNVGKLLPKKWGVNIPFNYGVGEEIITPEYDPFQQDVKLDQLIDVTPNQAEKDNLRDRAIDYTKRKSINFIGVKKERGAEQKQRIYDPENLTVNYSFNQTEHHDYEIEDLIDQQLRTGVDYNFAFKPKPVEPLKNVGFLKKSQYWKLLQDFNFNYLPANINFSTNIIRQYNRQQFRNVEVEGIPISPLYRRNYFFNYQYGFNYNLTKSVKLNYKVATSNIVRNYLDENGVPIQDYTIWEDFWNTGEANTHSQEYVVSYELPLNKLPFLSFMKATYNYTGNFNWQRSSDALSNVTRVVDGVDVNFDLGNIIQNANTHKLNAAFNMDLLYKYVGLTGKKPAKTPNTPKVAPKPGEKITAAPKPTASGNTFVNGLIGVVTSVKTISAVYSETNSMVLPGYLPSIGFFGSSKPTMGFVFGSQDDDVRYELAKRGYLTKDPEYNQNFTQVNNKTLNLTAAVDLFPDFKIDLTANRGISDSYSEQYDVSADGTYNSLSPYTFGNFEISTIMIGTAFSKSDVNSSAAFDQMRENRMVIAERLATSRYGSTEFPRYNGPGDLNAGSEFSNANAGYPVGFGRNSQSVLLPAFTSAYTGQDAGKVSTGVFRSVPLPNWVIKYTGLMRYKFFKDRFKRFSLQHQYKASYNVNSYRSNFEVTNPSEGSNGQDNNGVGNFYSKYIISNINLSEQFSPLIRVDFEMKNSIKVLAEIRKDRTLNMSFDNNLLTEVKGNEYIVGLGYRIKDVIINSSLADNPTNTIRSDINLKADFSLRKNETIVRYLDYDNNQLGGGQNIWSVKMTADYAFSKNLTAIFYYDHSFSKAVISTAYPLTNIRAGFTIRYIFGN; translated from the coding sequence TTGAAAACAGAATACTCTAAAGATTTTTGCATTAACTTTAAATTCGCCCTTTCTGTAGTATTTTTATTTTTTGGTGTGGCACTGCAGGCGCAGGTTACCGAAGAGGAAGAAGAAAGTCGTGATACTATTAAAGGGTATAATACCGGTAAGGTAGAAATTGCTAACCCAAAAAGCATTGTAGAGGCATATACCTATGATCCTGTTACAAATCGCTATATCTACACTAATAAGTTTGAAGGTTTTAATATAACCTATCCGATAATCCTTACTCCTGAACAATACCAGGAATTAGTATTGAGAGACTCCATGCGTAGTTATTTCCAGGAGAAATCTAACGCAATGGATGGCAAGGGAACGGAAGAACAGCAAAAAAATCTTTTGCCCCGTTACTACGTAAATTCCAGCTTTTTTGAAACCATATTTGGTAGTAATACTATAGACATTAAGCCTACAGGATCTGTTGAGCTAGATCTTGGTATGCGCTACACAAAACAGGATAACCCGTCTATTTCTCCACGAAACAGAAGAACATTTACATTTGATTTTGACCAGCGTATCTCGATGAGCCTTCAGGGTAAAGTAGGTACCAGGCTTGCGGTTTCGGCAAATTATGATACCGAATCTACCTTTGCTTTCCAGAATCTTGTAAAATTAGAATATACACCTACAGAGGATGATATCATCCAGAAAATTGAAGTAGGTAACGTTAGTTTTCCACTATCTAACTCATTAGTTAGAGGTGCGCAAAGCCTTTTTGGTGTTAAGGTAGCCCTTCAGTTTGGTAAAACGACCGTAACGGGTATTTTCTCGGAACAAAAATCGCAAACCAAGACCGTAACGGCACAAGGTGGCGGTACACTACAGGACTTCTCACTATTTGCGCTTGACTACGATGCCGACAGGCACTTTTTCCTATCTCAGTTTTTTAGGAATGAGTATGATTATTCATTGAGGCGTTATCCACAAGTAGATAGCAGGGTAACTATTACCCGTATGGAGGTGTGGGTTACCAACAGGCAGAACCGTATAAACGCTGCCGAAAATAATTCAAGGAATATTATTGCCATTCAGGATTTAGGTGAAGGTAGATTACAAAAAAGAGGTACAACAACAGATATTACAAATCAGGCTGTAAAGTTTGGTAATATTCCTAATTTCTTTGAAACTCCTGGTGCTGCTCCAAACCAGCCCCCTCAAAATAAGAACAATAAATTTGACCCTGCACAGATTGGAACTACGGGGTGGTTAAATCAGAGCGTAAGACAAATTGTTACTGTTGGTGCTTCAAGTTTCGCGAATGTCTCTGCCAGAGAAGGTCGGGATTATTCCAAACTTGAAAATGCAAGAAAGCTTACATCGAGCGAATATACCTACCATGAAAAGCTAGGGTATCTTTCGTTAAACCAAAGGCTTAATAACGATGAGGTTTTAGCTGTTGCTTACCAATATACCATAGGTAATGATGTGTATCAGGTAGGTGAATTTGGTACAGATGGTGTAGATGCTACAGTTGTAGATCAAACTAACCCGTCAGGAAACATTCCAATTACGCAAACCCTTGTTCTAAAGTTGCTTAAGAGTAATCTTGTAAATGTTGATGAGCCAACATGGGATTTGATGATGAAAAACATCTACCAGGTTCCGGGAGGTTTCCAGCTTTCACAGGAAGATTTCAGGTTTAATATATTATATACCGACCCGTCTCCGTTAAACTATATCTCAGCCGTGCCAAATACAACTTTGCCTGTTGATGATCCTGCAACTGAAGATGATGAAGGTGTTGCAGATACACCATTATTGCGTGTATTTAATGTAGACCGTTTAAACTATACCAACGACCCGCAAAGGGGTGGAGATGGTTTCTTTGACTGGGTACCGGGAACAACTATAGATCCTCAGAATGGGCGTATTATATTTCCTGTCGTAGAACCTTTTGGAGAGCATTTATTTGATAAAATGTTAGCGGAGGGCGAAGTTCCTGCGGACTATAATGGTCCTGAGTCTTCATTTAACCCTAATCAGAGACAATATGTATACAGGAGAATGTACAACAGTACACCTGCTGACGCATTACAGGATAGCCAGAAAAACAAATTCCAACTTAGAGGTCGTTTTAAATCTACCGGTGGCGATGGTATATCGCTAGGTGCATTTAATGTTCCGCAAGGTTCTGTTGTTGTTACAGCAGGCGGAAGAATACTTGTAGAGGGTGTAGACTATACGGTAAATTACCAGTTAGGGAAGGTACAGATATTAGATCCGTCACTTCAGGCATCAAACACGCCTATCGAGGTTTCGGTAGAAAACAACTCGGTATTTGGTCAGCAGACAAGGCGTTTTGCAGGATTTAACGTTGAGCATAAATTCAGCGATAAATTCCTCGTAGGTGCTACGATGATCAATATGTCTGAAAGGCCGTTTACAAATAAAACTAACTACGGACAGGAGTCTGTAAATAATACGATATACGGTTTTAATACCAACTTTGCTACAGAGGTTCCTTTCTTTACACGATTAGTGAACAAGCTTCCTAATATGGATACCGATGTACCATCTAACTTCTCGTTTAGGGGAGAGGTAGCGTACTTAAAACCGGGAGCTTCTAAAGCTGACCAGTTTGATGGTGAAGCCACTACTTACGTAGATGATTTTGAAGGTTCGCAATCTACCATCGATATGCGTTCTGCGCAGGGATGGTCGCTTTCCAGTGTGCCTTCAGACCTGTTTCCACAGGGTGTTCCGGATGGTTTGCCTTCAGGATTTAACAGGGCTAAACTTGCCTGGTACAGTATAGACCCTGTGTTTTATGCACAGAGCCAGAGACCGGACGGGATTAGTACTGATGACCTGAATTCCAACAGGACAAGACGTGTGTATTATGATGAGCTATATCCGGAAACAGATGTAGCACCGGGGCAGACCCGTGTTGTAAATACACTGGATTTAACGTATTATCCACAGGAACGTGGTCCATATAACTACAACAGTGTTTTACCGGCGCAAAACTTTACGTTTAATGAAGGCCAGGCTACACAAAACTGGGCAGGTATTATGCGTGCTATAAGCTCAACCAATTTTGAACAGACCAATGTTGAGTATATGCAGTTTTGGGTTATGGACCCTTACTATGGACCAGACAGCGATGTTGCTTCTCCAAACAATACAGGTGTGTTAGAGATAAACCTTGGTGAACTTTCTGAAGATATACTTAAAGATAATAGAAAGCAGTTTGAGAATGGTCTTCCTGAAGCAAATGGCAACCAACCGGTGTTTTCAACAGAATGGGGAGATGTGCCGGTGTCGCAATCGCTTATCTATGCATTTGATACGAACACAGCAAACCGTGCTGTACAGGATGTTGGTTTTGATGGTTTAACAGATGATGAAGAACGCGCTAAATTCCAGAGTATTGGTTTTGGAGGCCTTGATGACCCTGCAGGAGATAACTATCAATTTTATCTTGCAGCATCAGGTAATGTGTTAGACAGGTATAAAAATTATAACGGTACTCAAGGCAACTCGCCTGTAGATGTGGGTAATACTAACAGGGGATCTACTACGCTTCCTGATACGGAAGACATCAATAGGGATAATACAATGAATACTATTGATGCTTACTTTAAATATACAATTCCAATTAGCCAGGGTATGCCTCTTGGACAAGGGTATCTTGTTGATGAGAGAGTTACTGAAGGTAAAGGTGCTGACGGTGAGCTTGTCCCTGTAAGATGGCTGTTATATAAAGTGCCTATACAAGGTGGTGGTGAAGAAAATATTGGTGGTATAAACAACCGTTCTATCCGTTTTATGAGGTTAGTGATGAAAGGCTTCAGGGAAGATATTACACTTCGTTTTGGTGCGCTTGATCTTGTAAGAGGAGAGTGGAGAAGATACACAGGTGTATTCGATCCTAACGATACAGACCCTACAGACCCTAATACAGGTTTTGATGTGGTATCTGTAAACGTACAGGAAAACGGTTCGCGTAAGCCAATACCGTATGTAACGCCTCCGGGAGTAAGAAGAGAACAGTTGTATAACAATAATGCTGTTATCAATCAAAATGAGCAGTCGTTATCATTAAGAGTATACGAACTGCCTGCCGGAAGTGGCGGCGGACTTGAGCCTAACGATGCACGTGCGGTGTTTAAGAATGTAAACGTAGATATGCGTCAGTTTAAAAAGCTGAGAATGTTCCTGCACGCTGAGCCGTTAGTAGGATCTTCATGGGCACTGGGTGATGACCAGATGAAAGCCTTCCTGCGCTTTGGTAACGATTTTACAGATAACTTTTATCAGGTGGAGCTATCGCTTAAGGTAACTCAGATACTTGGTAAGGCTACATACACTCCGGAAGAAATATGGCGTGTAGAGAATGAATTGCTTGTAACGCTTGAAGCGCTTACCAAACTTAAAATACAAAAGTTAAGCGGTGTATTGCCTCCACCTGATGAAAATGGAATTAATTTTGTGTCCGCACAGTCGCTGGACTCTTCTTTAAGTCCTGATATGACCATTGGTATTAAAGGTAATCCCAACTTTGGAAGTATACGTACCCTGATGCTGGGTGTTAAAAACGGAATCGACCAGCCTATTACAGGTGAAGTTTGGTTTAACGAACTTCGTCTATCTGATATGGATAGCCAGGGCGGTATGGCTGCTGTGGCAAGTATGGATACTAACTTTGCTGATTTTGCTACAATTTCTGCCACAGGTAGAATGAGTACTATTGGTTTTGGATCGGTAGAGCAAAGCCCTAACGAAAGAAGCAGGGAAGATGTTAAGCAATATGATATAGTAACCAATGTTAATGTGGGTAAATTGCTTCCTAAGAAATGGGGCGTTAACATTCCGTTTAACTATGGTGTTGGAGAGGAAATTATTACTCCTGAATACGATCCGTTCCAGCAGGATGTTAAGCTGGATCAGCTTATAGATGTTACGCCAAACCAAGCAGAGAAAGACAATCTGCGCGACAGGGCTATAGACTATACAAAAAGAAAGAGCATTAACTTTATTGGTGTTAAAAAGGAAAGAGGCGCAGAGCAGAAGCAACGTATTTACGATCCTGAAAACTTAACTGTGAATTACTCTTTCAACCAGACAGAACACCACGACTATGAAATTGAAGATCTGATAGATCAGCAATTAAGAACAGGGGTAGATTATAACTTTGCCTTTAAACCTAAACCGGTAGAGCCGCTTAAAAATGTTGGCTTTTTGAAAAAGAGCCAGTATTGGAAACTGCTTCAGGATTTTAATTTTAATTATCTTCCGGCAAATATTAATTTCAGTACAAACATTATACGTCAGTACAACAGGCAACAGTTTAGAAATGTTGAGGTTGAAGGAATTCCGATTAGTCCGCTATACAGGAGAAATTACTTCTTTAATTATCAATACGGATTCAATTATAACCTTACCAAATCGGTTAAGCTAAATTATAAAGTTGCTACAAGTAACATAGTAAGGAATTATCTTGACGAAAACGGTGTACCTATTCAGGACTACACAATCTGGGAAGATTTCTGGAACACGGGTGAAGCTAATACGCATTCACAAGAATATGTGGTTAGCTACGAATTGCCATTGAATAAACTACCGTTCTTAAGCTTTATGAAAGCAACGTATAATTACACCGGTAACTTCAACTGGCAGCGTTCGTCAGATGCGTTATCTAACGTAACACGTGTAGTAGATGGAGTAGATGTTAACTTTGATTTGGGTAATATAATCCAGAATGCAAATACGCATAAACTAAATGCGGCATTCAATATGGATTTACTATATAAGTACGTTGGGCTAACAGGTAAAAAACCTGCTAAAACGCCTAACACGCCAAAAGTTGCACCTAAGCCGGGTGAGAAAATTACAGCTGCTCCTAAACCGACAGCTTCGGGTAACACATTTGTAAATGGGCTTATTGGTGTTGTAACAAGTGTTAAGACCATTTCGGCTGTTTATTCTGAAACTAACAGTATGGTGCTTCCGGGTTACCTTCCTTCTATTGGTTTCTTTGGTAGTTCTAAACCAACGATGGGATTTGTTTTTGGTAGCCAGGATGATGATGTTCGTTATGAGTTGGCAAAAAGAGGTTATCTTACTAAAGATCCGGAATACAACCAGAACTTTACGCAGGTAAATAACAAAACGCTTAATCTTACGGCAGCTGTAGATTTATTCCCTGATTTTAAAATAGATCTTACCGCAAACAGAGGAATAAGTGATAGTTATTCAGAACAATACGATGTAAGTGCAGACGGTACATATAACTCTTTATCGCCATATACATTTGGTAATTTCGAGATATCTACCATTATGATAGGTACGGCATTTAGTAAGAGTGATGTAAATAGCTCTGCTGCGTTTGACCAAATGAGGGAAAACAGAATGGTTATTGCAGAACGACTTGCAACTAGTCGATATGGTTCAACAGAATTTCCAAGATACAATGGGCCTGGTGATCTGAATGCAGGAAGTGAATTTAGTAATGCCAATGCGGGTTACCCTGTAGGGTTTGGTCGTAACAGCCAGTCAGTATTGCTTCCGGCATTTACATCTGCTTATACAGGGCAGGATGCAGGTAAAGTATCTACAGGTGTGTTTAGAAGTGTTCCGTTGCCTAACTGGGTAATTAAGTATACAGGACTTATGCGCTATAAATTTTTTAAGGACAGGTTCAAACGTTTCTCGCTTCAGCATCAGTATAAGGCATCATACAATGTTAATTCATACAGGTCTAACTTTGAAGTCACTAATCCTTCAGAAGGCAGCAATGGTCAGGATAATAATGGGGTAGGTAACTTTTATAGCAAGTATATCATATCCAACATCAACCTCTCAGAGCAATTCAGCCCGCTCATACGTGTTGACTTTGAGATGAAGAACTCTATAAAAGTACTGGCTGAAATACGTAAAGACAGAACGCTTAACATGAGTTTTGACAATAACCTTCTTACCGAGGTTAAGGGTAACGAATATATCGTAGGTCTTGGTTACCGTATTAAAGATGTTATCATAAATTCATCACTGGCCGATAACCCAACGAATACCATTAGAAGTGACATCAACCTTAAAGCAGATTTCAGCTTAAGGAAAAATGAAACGATAGTGCGTTACCTTGATTATGATAACAACCAGCTTGGTGGAGGACAGAACATATGGTCGGTTAAGATGACGGCAGATTACGCTTTCAGTAAAAACCTTACCGCTATTTTCTATTATGACCATTCATTCTCTAAGGCAGTTATATCAACAGCGTATCCGTTAACTAACATCCGTGCAGGATTTACCATCAGGTATATTTTTGGAAATTAA
- a CDS encoding ATP-dependent DNA helicase RuvA, with protein MIAHLQGRLVEKTPTDVVIDCNGVGYQVNISLHTFSLLPDSENIKLYTYLLIKEDSHTLFGFAEKAERELFKLLISVSGVGAGTARTMLSSLEPKHIIHSIGSGDVGTIQSIKGIGTKTAQRVILDLKDKVLKLYDLEEVSAIGYNTNKEEALSALEVLGFNKKLAEKVVEKVVKENPSASVETIIKQALKNL; from the coding sequence ATGATAGCACACCTTCAGGGGAGATTAGTGGAAAAAACACCTACCGATGTTGTAATAGACTGTAATGGTGTAGGGTATCAGGTTAATATATCGCTGCATACGTTTTCGCTGCTGCCTGACTCAGAAAATATAAAATTATATACCTACTTACTTATAAAAGAAGACTCCCATACGCTTTTTGGCTTTGCCGAAAAAGCGGAAAGGGAGCTTTTTAAATTGCTTATATCCGTTTCGGGGGTAGGTGCGGGCACTGCCAGGACCATGCTTTCGTCTCTGGAGCCTAAGCATATTATTCATTCTATTGGTTCGGGAGATGTAGGTACTATACAGTCTATTAAGGGTATAGGGACAAAAACTGCGCAAAGGGTTATACTCGATCTAAAGGATAAAGTGTTAAAACTATACGATTTAGAAGAAGTTTCGGCAATAGGCTACAATACAAATAAAGAAGAAGCGTTATCTGCCTTGGAGGTATTAGGCTTTAACAAGAAATTGGCAGAAAAGGTTGTGGAGAAGGTTGTTAAAGAAAATCCATCGGCGAGTGTAGAGACAATTATCAAACAAGCATTAAAAAATTTATAG